A stretch of Hoplias malabaricus isolate fHopMal1 chromosome 10, fHopMal1.hap1, whole genome shotgun sequence DNA encodes these proteins:
- the LOC136708010 gene encoding uncharacterized protein, whose product MVTYVLWSAVVWTLKGLLCTWRFLWVNPYCAIKSKPWIPHEPTSETHFSEREKEYKQVKNHERSSGLHKRILRAEGEIQDLKTEIASQRASWEMRFTELQRRQHDLRDQLHSEIVVRSNAFHKVTDSEEMSEVFSETGLENGHNFEEKEFDCSSGLNQIHQLRGPDMRLLRDGVYSNSVTCSQGTFPSTVDSRSNSAMSAGTSIGSWRSGTGPHRVFLPHSPMDLQTGHRVRVLLPSGRISTGTLRYLGQLQGLPDIHLGVELEQPENGQQTGTYEGQCYFECKPGHAAFVAFSKLLMAWE is encoded by the exons ATGGTCACATATGTCCTTTGGTCAGCGGTGGTGTGGACTCTGAAGGGCTTGCTATGCACATGGAGGTTTTTGTGG GTAAATCCATACTGTGCCATAAAATCCAAACCATGGATACCACATGAACCTACAAGTGAGACACACTTTTCAG AACGTGAGAAAGAGTACAAGCAGGTGAAGAATCATGAACGCAGCAGTGGCCTGCACAAGAGGATTCTCAGAGCTGAGGGAGAGATTCAGGACCTGAAGACTGAGATTGCCAGTCAAAGAGCATCATGGGAGATGCGGTTCACAGAGCTGCAGAGAAGACAACATGACCTGAGAGATCAG CTGCACTCTGAGATTGTGGTTAGATCAAATGCCTTCCACAAAGTAACAGATTCTGAAGAAATGAGTGAAGTCTTCTCAGAGACCGGCCTTGAGAATGGACATAATTTTGAGGAGAAAGAATTTGACTGCTCCA GCGGCCTGAACCAAATTCACCAGCTCAGAGGGCCGGATATGAGATTACTGCGAGATGGTGTTTACTCAAACAGTGTGACCTGTAGTCAGGGCACCTTTCCCTCTACTGTTGACTCCAGATCCAACTCTGCCATGTCTGCAGGCACTAG TATTGGCTCATGGAGGAGTGGGACTGGTCCCCATCGGGTATTTTTGCCCCATTCCCCAATGGACCTGCAGACTGGCCACAGGGTGCGAGTTCTGCTGCCCTCTGGACGAATCAGCACTGGAACGCTGCGCTATTTGGGACAACTTCAGGGCTTGCCAGACATTCATTTGGGTGTTGAGCTGGAACAGCCTGAAAATGGACAGCAAACAGGCACCTATGAAGGGCAGTGCTACTTTGAGTG tAAGCCTGGACATGCTGCATTTGTAGCGTTCAGCAAGCTGCTAATGGCCTGGGAGTAG
- the LOC136708033 gene encoding prion-like-(Q/N-rich) domain-bearing protein 25 codes for MQLSCRVLSCNCSMCYSMFMNVNSTVCQANSKYCELRRDDTMNYSAKCATECPVYCNSTTQVNCSVSCCGSETCFNDTMKHLHHNSCMPMSTTQSTITTTTTTATKPVTTTTVVTNGKKCHKISCTGDTCYQGSTNMMLCSTQHYCVLKKTTSGTMVTWTGGCSDDCTKDTVCTSTTTTCSLECCNATTTSSCLKLTGAVNMPGSATRQPFSPILLMTSLLTLWLISKAISA; via the exons ATG CAGCTGTCCTGCAGAGTTCTCAGCTGTAACTGCTCTATGTGCTACAGTATGTTCATGAATGTCAATAGCACTGTCTGCCAAGCTAATTCCAAATACTGTGAG CTGAGGAGAGATGACACCATGAACTATTCAGCGAAGTGTGCTACCGAATGCCCTGTTTACTGCAACAGCACGACTCAGGTCAACTGCTCTGTCAGCTGTTGTGGCTCAGAGACCTGTTTCAACGACACCATGAAACATCTGCACCACAACTCCTGCATGCCAA TGTCTACAACACAgtctactattactactactactactacagctACTAAACCTGTAACCACCACCACTGTTGTAACCAAT GGCAAGAAGTGTCATAAGATAAGCTGCACCGGGGACACCTGTTATCAAGGCAGTACAAATATGATGCTTTGTTCTACTCAGCACTACTGTGTG CTGAAAAAGACCACAAGTGGAACGATGGTGACCTGGACAGGTGGCTGCAGTGATGACTGCACCAAGGACACCGTCTGCACTTCCACCACTACTACCTGCAGCCTGGAGTGTTGTAATGCCACTACCACAAGCTCTTGCCTCAAACTGACTGGTGCAGTTAACATGCCTGGCTCTGCCACGCGACAACCTTTCTCTCCCATTCTACTGATGACCTCTTTACTGACCCTCTGGTTAATAAGCAAGGCCATATCAGCATAA